Proteins encoded within one genomic window of Eurosta solidaginis isolate ZX-2024a chromosome 1, ASM4086904v1, whole genome shotgun sequence:
- the LOC137251117 gene encoding VPS35 endosomal protein sorting factor-like isoform X1 — MATDWNCIPHSYGVTKNLLQSYTTYEHPLKIQTVIVVESKGTKQTTRDNRNSFASSSNASSRASSSISLLTEPLATALDGTDPLSQFARQEQELKDPLTQMATEYSYQKKTKSKEKSSLEEHDLCWRTKRLGILNRFTTSEKLSISTSFLSTGNAGSEGIRAQTVVADKVKFRLEQLDDFDDNSVRHMIDLTQQEYIQRIEQLNQELVLSWNEDQRVKSLKIVIQCSKLLSDISAISFYPSQFVLITDILDMFGKLVYERLNVKSNNVGGDQNCRKLGRTESIHESARETCQNWFFKIASIRELLPRLYVEMALIKCYEFIAPNEFDNALHRITKMIRGIGDPLVQAYARCYLVRVSLTVAANKECIKENFKDFLKIYHTIFSGAVRSELSRQRIDIETYLTLYGPAVDFMLLALANKCSLYTEEIMNECKEIKNNGLLLLSILNAFKPDFIAANALEFVKLLSISNTDGISKAQLLRALGRNVSVCPPLPEKRLQFLNAAFNTIDTFGDTAEYMNCVETWAHFITENFPVSVINNLLGTITFRINASRAYEKHYTQLQNILDKILQYCSNTEMLLVQEHFLSYVDLFHKDSIKIGACKNILTMFHQKCEENISDEIVINALMFTGKTLNDSVTALTVEDERRHISHLISSFIRKVNFPRDFERQLSFYVEARGAYTNLDPVYITLVNATNKLAIEVHHIVNGNHTRKTAAFVKACVAFCFITIPSITAIQTQMDLYLLTGQVALLNLCLGQADSSFEAALQLVGELPRSIEIEGKKRSLENYLVSYLCNMLSTLLVVPDSPDQGVLYFLRLLLEVVNKFPFDSYSSGPVAVYLHALDMLYVQSLEEFPYHIPGVVSNDELYGHDSKFIAEVNNMCVQVIDQILAQLKILGKEQQQRTQATLALELFLRIVRYSDLSREKTFNLAVNLWLLAVKAELHIDGKLIPHTLRSVEYTYNQIKNINMKHAKALEQLILRIRNK, encoded by the exons ATGGCTACCGACTGGAATTGTATACCACACAGCTACGGGGTGACCAAAAACCTTTTGCAAAGTTATACCACATACGAACATCCATTGAAGATACAGACAGTGATCGTCGTAGAAAGCAAAGGTACCAAACAAACGACAAGAGATAATCGGAATAGCTTTGCAAGTAGCAGTAATGCCAGCTCCAGGGCCTCGTCAAGTATATCATTATTAACAGAACCGCTCGCTACTGCTTTGGATGGAACAGATCCGTTATCACAATTTGCACGACAAGAGCAAGAGTTGAAGGATCCATTAACACAAATGGCTACTGAATAC AGTTATCAGAAGAAGACAAAATCTAAGGAAAAATCCAGTTTGGAAGAACATGATTTATGTTGGAGGACAAAGCGTTTAGGAATATTAAATCGTTTTACGACATCGGAGAAACTTTCAATTAGTACAAGTTTTCTGTCAACAGGAAATGCAGGATCTGAAGGAA ttAGAGCACAAACTGTGGTCGCAGATAAAGTGAAATTTCGGCTTGAGCAATTAGACGACTTCGATGATAATTCCGTTCGCCACATGATCGATCTAACACAACAAGAGTATATACAACGAATTGAACAGCTGAATCAAGAGCTAGTGCTATCCTGGAATGAGGATCAACGTGTTAAATCATTAAAAATTGTTATACAATGTTCGAAACTGTTATCAGACATTTCGGCAATAAGTTTTTATCCTAGCCAATTTGTGCTGATCACCGATATTCTTGATATGTTTGGAAAATTGGTTTATGAGCGCCTTAATGTAAAGTCAAATAATGTAGGTGGCGATCAAAA CTGCAGAAAACTGGGAAGAACTGAATCTATACATGAAAGTGCACGAGAAACTTGTCagaattggtttttcaaaattgccTCTATACGGGAGCTACTGCCAAGATTATATGTGGAAATGGCGCTGATTAAATGTTATGAATTTATAGCACCCAA TGAATTCGACAATGCTCTACATCGCATCACGAAAATGATACGTGGTATTGGTGACCCTTTGGTACAAGCCTACGCGCGTTGCTATTTGGTACGTGTGAGTCTGACGGTTGCAGCAAATAAagaatgtattaaagaaaattttaaggattttttaaaGATTTATCATACG ATTTTCAGCGGTGCAGTGCGTTCTGAACTCAGTCGTCAACGTATTGATATTGAAACATATTTGACGCTCTATGGACCAGCAGTAGATTTTATGTTACTAGCGCTTGCAAATAAATGTAGCTTATATACCGAAGAAATAATGAACGAatgcaaagaaataaaaaataa TGGTCTCCTTTTGTTGTCCATATTGAATGCATTCAAACCGGACTTCATTGCGGCAAATGCTTTAGAATTTGTAAAACTACTTTCCATTTCGAATACGGATGGTATTTCCAAAGCGCAACTACTTCGTGCTCTTGGTCGTAATGTTAGCGTTTGCCCACCATTGCCAGAAAAGAGACTACAATTTTTGAATGCTGCTTTTAATACTATAGACACTTTCGGTGATACAGCGGAATACATGAATTGTGTAGAAACGTGGGCACATTTTATTACAGAAAATTTTCCA GTCTCAGTCATCAACAATCTATTAGGAACAATAACATTCCGCATTAATGCCAGCCGTGCATATGAGAAACATTATACGCAGTTGCAAAATATTTTAGATAAGATATTACAATATTGTAGTAACACAGAAATGCTGCTTGTCCAAGAACATTTTTTATCATATGTTGATCTCTTTCATAAGGATTCGATTAAGATTGGTGCTTGTAAAAATAtactcaccatgtttcatcaaaAGTGTGAAGAGAATATTTCGGATGAAATCGTTATCAATGCACTTATGTTTACTGGTAAAACTCTAAATGATTCCGTAAC CGCCTTAACAGTAGAAGATGAACGTCGTCATATTTCCCATCTAATCAGCAGTTTTATACGTAAAGTAAATTTTCCGCGTGATTTTGAACGTCAACTAAGCTTTTATGTAGAAGCGCGTGGTGCTTATACTAATTTGGATCCTGTCTATATAACATTGGTTAATGCTACAAATAAATTAGCTATTGAGGTACATCATATTGTCAATGGCAATCATACACGAAAAACAGCAGCATTTGTAAAGGCTTGTGTAGCTTTTTGTTTTATAACAATTCCGAGTATAACAGCAATTCAAACGCAAATGGATTTATATTTATTGACTGGTCAGGTGGCATTACTAAATCTCTGTTTGGGCCAGG CTGATTCGAGCTTTGAAGCAGCACTGCAATTAGTTGGCGAATTGCCGCGCTCTATTGAAATTGAAGGCAAAAAACGCAGTTTGGAGAATTATTTAGTTTCATATCTTTGCAATATGTTGAGTACATTACTCGTGGTTCCG GATAGCCCTGATCAAGGCGTGTTATATTTTCTGCGTCTATTACTCGAAGTAGTCAATAAATTTCCCTTCGATTCGTACAGCTCTGGTCCTGTTGCAGTTTATTTACATGCATTGGATATGTTGTATGTACAGAGCTTAGAAGAATTTCCATATCACATACCTGgag TTGTCTCCAATGATGAGCTATATGGGCATGATTCGAAATTCATTGCTGAAGTAAACAATATGTGCGTTCAGGTGATAGATCAAATCTTAGCTCAACTCAAAATACTCGGTAAAGAGCAACAGCAACGCACGCAGGCTACATTAGCTTTGGAATTATTTTTACGCATCGTGCGTTATTCAGATCTCAGCCGTGAGAAAACATTTAATTTAGCTGTTAATCTATGGCTGCTTGCGGTAAAAGCAGAGCTGCACATCGATGGAAAACTAatt cCACATACACTGCGAAGCGTTGAATATACATACAATCAAATCAAGAACATAAATATGAAGCATGCAAAGGCGCTGGAGCAGTTAATATTGCGGATACGTAACAAATAA
- the LOC137251117 gene encoding VPS35 endosomal protein sorting factor-like isoform X2 — translation MATDWNCIPHSYGVTKNLLQSYTTYEHPLKIQTVIVVESKGTKQTTRDNRNSFASSSNASSRASSSISLLTEPLATALDGTDPLSQFARQEQELKDPLTQMATEYSYQKKTKSKEKSSLEEHDLCWRTKRLGILNRFTTSEKLSISTSFLSTGNAGSEGIRAQTVVADKVKFRLEQLDDFDDNSVRHMIDLTQQEYIQRIEQLNQELVLSWNEDQRVKSLKIVIQCSKLLSDISAISFYPSQFVLITDILDMFGKLVYERLNVKSNNVGGDQNCRKLGRTESIHESARETCQNWFFKIASIRELLPRLYVEMALIKCYEFIAPNEFDNALHRITKMIRGIGDPLVQAYARCYLVRVSLTVAANKECIKENFKDFLKIYHTIFSGAVRSELSRQRIDIETYLTLYGPAVDFMLLALANKCSLYTEEIMNECKEIKNNGLLLLSILNAFKPDFIAANALEFVKLLSISNTDGISKAQLLRALGRNVSVCPPLPEKRLQFLNAAFNTIDTFGDTAEYMNCVETWAHFITENFPVSVINNLLGTITFRINASRAYEKHYTQLQNILDKILQYCSNTEMLLVQEHFLSYVDLFHKDSIKIGACKNILTMFHQKCEENISDEIVINALMFTGKTLNDSVTALTVEDERRHISHLISSFIRKVNFPRDFERQLSFYVEARGAYTNLDPVYITLVNATNKLAIEVHHIVNGNHTRKTAAFVKACVAFCFITIPSITAIQTQMDLYLLTGQVALLNLCLGQADSSFEAALQLVGELPRSIEIEGKKRSLENYLVSYLCNMLSTLLVVPHEFELQFKRSLL, via the exons ATGGCTACCGACTGGAATTGTATACCACACAGCTACGGGGTGACCAAAAACCTTTTGCAAAGTTATACCACATACGAACATCCATTGAAGATACAGACAGTGATCGTCGTAGAAAGCAAAGGTACCAAACAAACGACAAGAGATAATCGGAATAGCTTTGCAAGTAGCAGTAATGCCAGCTCCAGGGCCTCGTCAAGTATATCATTATTAACAGAACCGCTCGCTACTGCTTTGGATGGAACAGATCCGTTATCACAATTTGCACGACAAGAGCAAGAGTTGAAGGATCCATTAACACAAATGGCTACTGAATAC AGTTATCAGAAGAAGACAAAATCTAAGGAAAAATCCAGTTTGGAAGAACATGATTTATGTTGGAGGACAAAGCGTTTAGGAATATTAAATCGTTTTACGACATCGGAGAAACTTTCAATTAGTACAAGTTTTCTGTCAACAGGAAATGCAGGATCTGAAGGAA ttAGAGCACAAACTGTGGTCGCAGATAAAGTGAAATTTCGGCTTGAGCAATTAGACGACTTCGATGATAATTCCGTTCGCCACATGATCGATCTAACACAACAAGAGTATATACAACGAATTGAACAGCTGAATCAAGAGCTAGTGCTATCCTGGAATGAGGATCAACGTGTTAAATCATTAAAAATTGTTATACAATGTTCGAAACTGTTATCAGACATTTCGGCAATAAGTTTTTATCCTAGCCAATTTGTGCTGATCACCGATATTCTTGATATGTTTGGAAAATTGGTTTATGAGCGCCTTAATGTAAAGTCAAATAATGTAGGTGGCGATCAAAA CTGCAGAAAACTGGGAAGAACTGAATCTATACATGAAAGTGCACGAGAAACTTGTCagaattggtttttcaaaattgccTCTATACGGGAGCTACTGCCAAGATTATATGTGGAAATGGCGCTGATTAAATGTTATGAATTTATAGCACCCAA TGAATTCGACAATGCTCTACATCGCATCACGAAAATGATACGTGGTATTGGTGACCCTTTGGTACAAGCCTACGCGCGTTGCTATTTGGTACGTGTGAGTCTGACGGTTGCAGCAAATAAagaatgtattaaagaaaattttaaggattttttaaaGATTTATCATACG ATTTTCAGCGGTGCAGTGCGTTCTGAACTCAGTCGTCAACGTATTGATATTGAAACATATTTGACGCTCTATGGACCAGCAGTAGATTTTATGTTACTAGCGCTTGCAAATAAATGTAGCTTATATACCGAAGAAATAATGAACGAatgcaaagaaataaaaaataa TGGTCTCCTTTTGTTGTCCATATTGAATGCATTCAAACCGGACTTCATTGCGGCAAATGCTTTAGAATTTGTAAAACTACTTTCCATTTCGAATACGGATGGTATTTCCAAAGCGCAACTACTTCGTGCTCTTGGTCGTAATGTTAGCGTTTGCCCACCATTGCCAGAAAAGAGACTACAATTTTTGAATGCTGCTTTTAATACTATAGACACTTTCGGTGATACAGCGGAATACATGAATTGTGTAGAAACGTGGGCACATTTTATTACAGAAAATTTTCCA GTCTCAGTCATCAACAATCTATTAGGAACAATAACATTCCGCATTAATGCCAGCCGTGCATATGAGAAACATTATACGCAGTTGCAAAATATTTTAGATAAGATATTACAATATTGTAGTAACACAGAAATGCTGCTTGTCCAAGAACATTTTTTATCATATGTTGATCTCTTTCATAAGGATTCGATTAAGATTGGTGCTTGTAAAAATAtactcaccatgtttcatcaaaAGTGTGAAGAGAATATTTCGGATGAAATCGTTATCAATGCACTTATGTTTACTGGTAAAACTCTAAATGATTCCGTAAC CGCCTTAACAGTAGAAGATGAACGTCGTCATATTTCCCATCTAATCAGCAGTTTTATACGTAAAGTAAATTTTCCGCGTGATTTTGAACGTCAACTAAGCTTTTATGTAGAAGCGCGTGGTGCTTATACTAATTTGGATCCTGTCTATATAACATTGGTTAATGCTACAAATAAATTAGCTATTGAGGTACATCATATTGTCAATGGCAATCATACACGAAAAACAGCAGCATTTGTAAAGGCTTGTGTAGCTTTTTGTTTTATAACAATTCCGAGTATAACAGCAATTCAAACGCAAATGGATTTATATTTATTGACTGGTCAGGTGGCATTACTAAATCTCTGTTTGGGCCAGG CTGATTCGAGCTTTGAAGCAGCACTGCAATTAGTTGGCGAATTGCCGCGCTCTATTGAAATTGAAGGCAAAAAACGCAGTTTGGAGAATTATTTAGTTTCATATCTTTGCAATATGTTGAGTACATTACTCGTGGTTCCG CACGAGTTTGAACTACAATTTAAGCGGAGCTTACTTTAA